The Sesamum indicum cultivar Zhongzhi No. 13 linkage group LG6, S_indicum_v1.0, whole genome shotgun sequence genomic interval GATATAAAGTTATACAGAGTTCGGTTAAGCGATCTTGTTAGAAAGTAAATTCTCGTGtaataaatgcatatatatcaaatagCACTCCAATTACTTATTGGGTTTTAGGTATTAGAATTGGTATGAATCATGTGCAACAGGACAATTATCGGGTAagtattaaatcaataattgtTCAAAATAGGTTGTTGAGTCAAGTGGGTTAGATTGCAACTGGCTCGATAAGAAACATACGAATCTATTTTGGCCATTGTCTCATTTCTTTGAAGATATTTATGTTCTTTTGTAAGTTTAGTGGGGTTTTCACGCATATTTTACGATGTAATCAAGAAATACTagttttttcttgattaatttaaattatatttaaatattttagggggtgttaaaattaaaaaatcatatgtattaataaaaatacacacacaattAGTCAAAATGATCTTGTTCTATTGAAGAATTATTTCAtgtgaaatagaaaaataccTTGAAAAATTAACCCCAACCggaaccccccccccccccccccctcccNNNNNNNNNNNNNNNNNNNNNNNNNNNNNNNNNNNNNNNNNNNNNNNNNNNNNNNNNNNNNNNNNNNNNNNNNNNNNNNNNNNNNNNNNNNNNNNNNNNNNNNNNNNNNNNNNNNNNNNNNNNNNNNNNNNNNNNNNNNNNNNNNNNNNNNNNNNNNNNNNNNNNNNNNNNNNNNNNNNNNNNNNNNNNNNNNNNNNNNNNNNNNNTGAAGCGCCTCCTCTCCACCATCGGCGTCCACCCCACCGTCATAGAATTGGAGGAAGACGAGATCGGCGCACTCAGCCCACGCGATAACAACAACGAGGACTCCTCGACCGTCCTCGGCGGCGCATCTGGAGCTCCGGCTTTGTACATAGGCGGCGCGTGCGTTGGTGGGCTGGAGAGTCTTGTGGCGTTGCACTTGAGTAATAATCTGGTTCCTAAGCTTGTTGAAGTTGGTGCCCTCAGAAAtgaatttctaattaattaattaggtaaattaagttttattattaatttgtgatCATTAATTAGTgatgttattgtaattttagacCCCCATCCCCCCtcccaaaaaacaaaaaaaaaaagaagaattaagAGTTGTTAATTaggagaggaaaaaaaataaatagttttcttcttcctaTCTTAATACTATTGCTTGTAAGTTTGCGCATTAATTTCTTAGATTGGTAATTGTGATTAGGATAAATGAATGTAAGTTGAATTTATGAGTAAGTATGTGAAtgaaaatttcttcttttgctttgtttCTTCGTTTTCtgctccttttttttatttatttctctctatgtctaaaataaaatgacttCAATTTACATTGCTAATATTTGATGCTTCGACCGAATAAAtgaacttttataaatataaatgcacataataatctATTGAAGATGCATGGTTTTGAGAATTGGTTTTCACGATTTATGAGTTGACCGAAAAGAAGCAGAGGAAGAGAGATGCGATTAtggtgaattaattaaaaagattatcttgcaatatatatatgtaaaaaactGATGAGATGAATATCCCAACAATTGTGGAGGGAATATTCTTGAGTTATTTATAGTGCgctcaaattattcttaagtATACAAAtttgggaccaaaattgctcCATCCATTCACTTTATTTCTGCTCCATTGCATACTACTTTTGACTGCCAAATCTTCATCTGATCATACTTAATTATTCTCACCAtccatttcttcttcaatgCTCCCCACCACTGATTCTTCTACCTACTTTTTCACACATTTTTCGTTTTCAccatattataatatttttaattattttgttttcattattcacatttattctattgcttttacaaataaatcataaattttaattatcaaccatcaatatattaatttatagggAGTTGTTGGACATTTGTTGCATTGAGTTAGGACATGATGTCATAAAAACATGAAATACAGAATCAAAAATtacagagagagaaagaaaaagaaacattcGATGAAATGAAGTAAATTCCAATAGAATCGGACAACAGTGATGAatgaaaaagtaaagaaaatagctttgaattattaatattattgaaatataaagatTCCATGGGCATGAGCagtttactttaataaaaaagtacaaaaagcTATTACATGATGATGAACCTCCCGATGTGACGATATAGGTATCATCAACACGCcattcatttcttcatttcatttattatgattCATTAATTAACCACTATCATAATTACTTATCTTtatacttattaatatatattgtaattccATGtgcttaattatatatatgatgatgatttaattatattaagaaattaaagatTTAGTGAGGATTGCATGACACATTTTGTTCCATTTGCTTTAGTAACAACTGGAGTTGAGAAAGAAATCCAAAATGTTGAATATTCTCAACTCAACTACTTGTGGTCATTGCACACCcgaataatatcttattacCTACATCACAATAatctcatcatatatatacatatatatatttgtttacgaaattaaagaaagaggaattcctgatgatgatgatccaatgaattaatatgtaataacattattaattagaatacATTTGTAACACAAAAATACTTGTTATGActtttagttaaaaataaatttttagccGCCCTAGCAGAAATTACAGCCAACAACTGTTTTTGTCCATGGTCAATGACTATATTATaggtatttattattaattatgacaattaGGCGTGATTATATGGTATATTTTCCTTACATGGTCATGGAATATTCCAATTtcgtataaatatatatatgtagaatgataatattaatgcaTTAATTATGTATACGATCAGTATctttattaattcttgaatgaaTTCAGCACCTTAAAGTAATTAGCATGCATCCTTTTCATTGCAGGTGGCTCATCTCTGCATTAATACTCAACtatttccatatatatatatatatatatatatatattattaatgggATAGCGCCGGGGATTTATAATACATACAGTCCCAGCAGATGGAAGCTGCAGAATCTCtgtacatgtgtgtgtgtgtgaaattgGTTGAAATAGAATCTCACATGCCaaccatttatatatatataagaattggACAATATGAGTAGCTGGGCCCACACCCCACCCGACCTTGAAACAGAATCTAAAAACCCTAATTATTAACAACTATTTAATTgtctattaataatttgtatacaTACATGTCATCTAGTACTATACTAACCCCCACCCCctgcaaatatatatttaaggtTGTTGATGTGCAATTTAGTAGTGTTTGTTTCAGCTGATTAGGGTACGTAAAACTCCCAGAAGCTGCTTTATATATTACCAActtttaaaacttaatttgCTTGTTTGTCATTTCTCATCAACTcatgtttctctctctctctctcttccattATTAATTGACATCACCACCTGACCTCATGCATCATATCGCCTCTTGTCTGGAAACCAACCACAACCACTCTGATATTCCACCTGCATCTCTCTCACTCATAATTACCTGTACATGAGATGAGATGAgatccatcaaccaaatcaaagCAGGCCTTCCTTCCTTTATGGGTTTGAGGCCCAACACAGAAATCTAAATGTTGATTATCTATAGAACCAGATCGACAAGGGCTCATGTCATAGTGGATAGCCCAAACACACCCCATCCCCTCATCACTCCTCACCAAATCTTTTTGGGTTTATTCTcaatcatctttttttttatttatttatttaacaactATTACATTTTGCAATCATGTTTGATTCCAAATTACATGCATAATTAGCTACtattgatacaaaaaataaaaaaaaaaaaaccattctcaatattcaaaaaataaatagaatgtataattatttgagtAATCCGTATTTTTTTGTGGTGCGAATAATCCTCTATTATCTTCGATCGATTATGTGGAGTAGACATCACGCATAGCTGTCATCGTGTTGcttgatttctttttcctttaaaaaaataatattttttaaatagtatatattcaatgacaagaatatttattttatcgcaataatgaatttcaagaatttaataataatataataatttttaaaaattatgattagtaagagttaatgataaaaattgcataaagttatcattaaatttaattaatgatatatgTATAGTGACGACCTAGTGACAACAAATAATAGTTATCAACTTATCACTATATTATATGGTCATTAAGTTGTCACAATAGATATGTCACTAATTGTATCAATGACAATTTTTATACAGaatttttgtcaataataattatatagtgatgagataaaaaaaattgtcacttaatatatatattttgtcactaatattgtattttcttgTTGTGGTAGGTGagataattattctaaaaaaaatggggGACGAGGGGATTGATGTAGTGTAGGTTGGTAGTATGTAAAATGAGAAAGATGGagagttattatatatatatatatatatatatatatatgcagttttataattattgaaagagaatatatgtatgaatgtttgtatatatttttgaagtttgaacagtttctattttattttatttttacaagaaGCAAATGATCTCATTATGAAGATGTATCTGCAATTACAGGAAAAGCAACTGCAGGAGGGAACACAAAATCTCCCTCAAGAGAATCACTAGCAGACTGAGCCAAAACATCAGCTACAACGTTACAAGAACGAGAAACATATCGAAAAGAACGGGAGTGGAAATGAGCCATGAACGACCGAATATCTGCGATTATAGGCCTGATAACTGAGTGATCACTTTCTCGAACAGAATTTTAAAGTAGCACAATCccgtttaaatttttaccaattGCCAGTCTTTGCGAATCGCCAGCAAAACGGCTTCCCGTATAGCCAAAGCCTCTGCCATTTCCCCATCACGCAGTCTAAAAATTCTCATTGAAAGCAAAGCCAGACACACCCCCGCGGCACCACGAGCAAACACCCCAACACCTAGTTCCTGACCCTTCCGGAATGTGGCGCCGtcaaaattaatcttaatgTGGCCTTGAGGGGGAGCTAACCATCAAAGAAGTTGGTTTCGGAACATCCCTCACCACATCGTCCGAGTTTTAAGAGAGAAACAAAAGTAGGTACTGGAAAGCAAAACATACTACCTGGGGGAGATCAAGGCAGCTTCCCTCCATCGCCATTCCATTCCGACACCACCAGATGGACcaacacaaatacatgaataGACGAAACTCACGGCCATCCATCCGGGCACTGCCAACAACCATTCCCCAAAATCCATACATCCTGGCTGAACAAGAGGGAGGTGAAGAGGAGCAAATCCCCACACCTTTCTAGCGAACGGGCAGAGAATGAAAGAGTGCAAAACATCTTCGCCATGATGACAGAAAGGACATGGTGCAGAAAAACCAGGAATGCATTTGGAGAGTGACTTACCCATCGGGAGAGCATTACAACAAGCTTGCCAAACAAATACCTTAATCTTGCTCGGAAGCTCGTCtgtgttaaaatttgaagtgtgGGGAATGGAGTATATTCATGATAGTAAATTAgagaatgaaaagaaagaaaaaattaggcTTTATTCATCTCAAACTCAAGCCCTTTATTCATCTAAACTCTCTCGTTCTAAAGGTACAGAGATATgagactatatataaataatagagTCTTAGCTAAATAAGAAAACTAACTCACTTTGAATTCTAGTTGGTAACAGactcacaaaaattaaatactggaatcctaataaaaaataaatactaaaaacAAAAGGATAAGTACAAGCAGAACTTTCAACAACTCCCCTCAAGATGGAGCCGAGGAAGCGAGGCCCGGCTTGCAAAGGAATCGTCCGAACGGTGTTGTCACCTGAGTATTATCCATCCCTATACGCCTCAGGTTTTGCTATTCAGGAAATGATTAAGTTCAAAGGCAAGCAAGATATTGCCCGAGATAAGACGACCCGACACAAATGCAGATTGAGATGGTGATATGATTTTCGAGGTAAACATTGTAAACCACATTATACTGATCGGTCTAAATTGTGAGAGATGTTCAGGGTGTTTGCATTTAGGGGTTAAGAAAAGATTTGTAACGTTCAGATTCGGAGGCATCACATGGGAATTTAAGAGATTCAGCACACAAGCAAGAACCTCATTCTTCACAATAGACcagaatttttgaaaaaagatagGCGACAAGTCGAGTGAATTAAGAAGGGCCATCTGAAAGAGAGCTTTTGTGACTTCAGACGCTGTGAAAGGTTGTAGTAAGTCGTCCCGCATGCTAGCATCTATGATGGttagcaaatattttgttccTTTGGCTATGTCCTCGAGCGATGATTGGTTGGAAGCATAGACAATACTCAAATAAGCGGAGATACACTGCTGAATTTTGTCCTCCTTGTACACCCAAGAACCCcctgaattttgaattctggCTCGCTTTCTAGTGGTAAAAACCAGTGTTTCGATCCCCCTCCCGGAGCCACAATACTTTACTCTATTGCTGCTAAACTGTCCTTTCGTGTGCTGCTATGCTTTCCAACTCACTCCGAATAGCTTTAATATAGTGTCGATGTTCTAGAGTGATGGGCCCTGTAGAATCCGCCTTAACTTGTCCTCTAACAACTTGACCCGTTGCTTATCCATTCAAATGGCCGTGCCACACCACCATACGAGATTAGCCTGCCAACATGCAATGTGTTCTAAAATCCCCATCTCCCGGATATTACCCATGGTCGACATTCAACTATGCACTACCACTTTTTCACACTGGCTCAATTGTAGCCAAGCCGACTCACACTGCCACGGTAAAGTAGCACGAGAACCATACTCTGGTGTATCAGCCAATCGCATGATTAATGCCGCATGATCAGAGCAGTTTGTAGGTTCATGTTTGACAGAGGCATCCGAAAAAAGATGGGTCCATCGCGTATTTGCGCATGCTTTATTTTAGAGTGAGTATGCTTTAGGTTCTATTGATTACGAAATTTCCATTAATAATGTCATAAATTACGAAATTCGGGAATGGATAATGACCACATGTTTTGCATATGACTTTTCCatcaaaatactaacaaaatctAATGAAATGATTCTAAGtgaaattttatgtaagttttagaaaaattagtaaaaatctCATAACAAAGGGGGTCTAATAATGCTAAGCACATGACTAATTAACCTGGTTATACATTGTTAATACATACATTTTtcgttaaaatattaatagaatcTAGTGAAAGGGTTAAAAAATCGTGtaacaaattaaacaaaaaatatactgATCGAAAAATACGAGACGAACTATGCTATTTCtgattaaattagaaaaaaatttagttgaagGAGGTAATTGACCAGAGACCGAGTGAAAGTTGGGGTAGTGGGTGAGGTGAAGGGAAAAGTGCAGTACATATTTGTGAGTAGATGGATATGAGGGGTACTGTTATGTGATGCTGTTCCCAATTAtcatatgaatttaattttcaacagATTGATTGATGGCTGAGCAGAAAGAATGCTAATACAACAGCTTTCCGTGATTGCATGTCCCTCTAatcccattaattaattattttaattcaatgcatcgttaatttattttatttatttatttgtaaatacaCACACGCAACAACACAGAGTCACGCAGACTACAAAACCAATCATGTGAATCAATGTCTGCATGCACAGACAAATTAGTGAAGTAACTTTTCAACACTACTCCTAATTTAGAATATATCGAACCCATTTCAAgtgtgtaattaataattagtttatgacttttatatttattatatttatgttcttCGAATTTTATTGTGCTGGTAGGAATTAATTAAGCAGTGATAATTATAGCTACtgataattaatgaattaattaagtacTTTTGAAGTAAAGACGAGGTGAAAGATGGGATGGGGTTTAATATGGTAATTAATTTCTGTAGAATTTAATATGGATTTAAATTTACTTTGTACTAATAATTGTGTGgtgaaagaaaagaatcatatgatatatatagatatatatataattattagtattaattaagaagaagaaattaagtaattaaaatgaagGAAATTGCAATTATTGGAGATggaaaaagaacaaaggaaAAGACAAAAGTGAAACGTCAGAAAGGGGTGTGTTGGTGGCCTATGGTTTTTGATGGGGGGAAGAActgaagaaagaagagataCCTTCTCAtcctcatctctctctctctctctctctctccccatCTCTCTACTGTTTGTCATACATACAGTATGGCTTTCATCGAATCTTGTTGGTTTTAGCAGCAATTCAGGTAatgtttttattgaaaagGCTAAAAACagatgaaaaattcaaagagtAAAGATTTTTGGAGCTGTTTCACTGAAAAACCAACTTTTTATGTACTAGTAATTTTTGCCTTCTTTCGATgcataactatatatatatgtacatctGCTGTTGCTAAtcttttgttttccattttagGGTTTTGCAGAATTAAACTGATGAAGGGTTGGGTGGCTGGCCTGTGAATGTGATTTTATCAAGAAAGCTTGTGCACTGAAAACTCAAGTCAAGAGGAGATTTCAATTTGACCTTTCTGTAATAGGTTTCCGTCACCTCACCTTTTTGTAAGCCTTTCCAATTTAGGGTTTTTGTTGCAGAGAAAAATTGGCTTTCCAAAGATCTGAAAAGCTCATCTCATCAATTACAgtggaagaaaaaagatagcCCTCTTATCTACATATACTTTTACAACTTATATAGCAGAAACTAAGAAACCAAGAACaaccaacatatatatatatattgagaaatgTTACAGGGCACGGGCACGGTGGTTGAGGACAGTATGTCGAATTTAACATCTGCAATATCGAACGAAGCAAGCATATCTTCAATCAACAACAGAAATGAAATGGGTACTAGTACTAATATGTACCCACACCAGCAGCATCTTCAGTCCTTTGCTTCACCAAATAATCCGACACAACCTGCTCccaagaagaaaagaaatcttcCAGGCAATCCTGGTACATTCATTTCCTTTTATTATCTCTCTTGTCCAAAcctccatttttttcttaaattgtaatctgaatcaaattttatgtttgaaaTATTAGATCCTGAGGCAGAGGTGGTGGCCTTATCTCCAAGAACTCTTATGGCGACAAATAGGTTTGTCTGTGAGATCTGCAACAAGGGGTTCCAGAGAGACCAGAACTTGCAATTACACCGAAGAGGGCACAATCTGCCATGGAAGCTTAAGCAAAGGAACAACAAAGAAGTTGTAAGAAAGAAAGTATATGTGTGCCCTGAGCCGAGCTGTGTGCACCATGACCCGTCAAGAGCTCTGGGAGACCTGACGGGGATCAAGAAACACTTCTCCAGAAAACACGGCGAGAAGAAATGGAAGTGTGAGAAGTGCTCCAAGCGCTATGCTGTTCAATCTGACTGGAAAGCTCATTCCAAGATTTGTGGTACAAGAGAATATAGATGTGATTGTGGTACCCTCTTTTCCAggtatttcaaatttatcatcATCTGATTTCATCAATTCTTACAACTCATATACATCAAATCAGTAGTCcgttcttgatttattttcacTAAAACAGTACTgtttagtattattaattggttccaatttatttaattgattgatttttcgagagaaaaaaaaaacaaattgtaTGTAGCATTGAGAAGAGTGAAATTTCActtgtttgttttatatatcataacatatatatatcttagtACCTCTTCTGTCGATGGGAgaatgatgaaaaaataagaaagggTTGACGATattgtctgtgtgtgtgtgtgtgtgaaagagAGACAGATAAGAAAGCTTTAAGACATGATGACTATACAGTACTAGTGTTTGGAGAAAAGCACAATGATGCTGGTATGGtttgttctttttg includes:
- the LOC105165046 gene encoding glutaredoxin-C10 (The sequence of the model RefSeq protein was modified relative to this genomic sequence to represent the inferred CDS: added 13 bases not found in genome assembly); this translates as MCHVMKRLLSTIGVHPTVIELEEDEIGALSPRDNNNEDSSTVLGGASGAPALYIGGACVGGLESLVALHLSNNLVPKLVEVGALRNEFLIN